A DNA window from Rossellomorea marisflavi contains the following coding sequences:
- a CDS encoding DegV family protein, giving the protein MKVAWVTDSTAFVGDGIEDFHVVPMHISFGDREYLDGVDLTLEGLYEKLEEERVAGKTSQPSIGTFASLYEELAKDHDAIFSVHVSSHFSGTYASAVQAADLMKEDFPAIYCVDSKILSYPLTDLICYGQDLDREGVSHEEIKTRLEERAAQSRTFVMVGSLEQLHRSGRMSGLSFFLGSMLHIKPLLSIRDGKLSVDQRVRNHRKGLALMKERLSASNVREAFILYGLNREEANKWMEELREEFPKIHFSPYPLAAVIGIHAGSDTLGISWYEEIGSGKA; this is encoded by the coding sequence ATGAAAGTGGCCTGGGTGACAGACAGCACAGCATTTGTGGGGGATGGCATTGAAGACTTCCATGTGGTTCCCATGCATATCAGCTTTGGGGATCGTGAATATTTGGATGGAGTAGACCTGACGCTGGAAGGGTTATACGAAAAGCTGGAGGAGGAACGGGTGGCCGGCAAGACCTCCCAGCCGTCCATCGGGACATTTGCCTCTTTGTATGAGGAATTGGCTAAAGATCATGATGCCATCTTCTCTGTACATGTTTCATCCCATTTCAGCGGCACGTATGCTTCGGCGGTCCAGGCGGCGGATCTGATGAAAGAGGATTTCCCAGCCATCTACTGCGTGGATTCCAAGATCCTATCCTATCCTCTGACGGATCTCATCTGTTATGGGCAGGACCTTGACCGGGAGGGTGTCTCGCATGAAGAGATCAAAACCCGCCTTGAAGAAAGAGCTGCACAGTCAAGGACGTTTGTGATGGTGGGAAGTCTTGAACAGCTTCATAGGAGCGGAAGGATGAGCGGCCTCAGTTTTTTTCTCGGAAGCATGCTTCACATCAAACCTCTTCTCAGCATCCGTGACGGGAAGCTTTCCGTCGATCAACGGGTAAGGAATCACCGGAAGGGCCTTGCCCTTATGAAAGAACGGCTCTCTGCTTCCAATGTCAGGGAGGCATTCATCCTCTATGGATTGAACAGGGAGGAAGCCAACAAGTGGATGGAGGAACTCAGGGAGGAATTTCCCAAGATTCACTTCTCTCCCTATCCCCTTGCTGCCGTTATCGGGATTCATGCGGGCTCGGAT
- a CDS encoding formate--tetrahydrofolate ligase — MTTTKQVKSDITIAQEAELHPILDIAASIGLAEDEVELYGRFKGKITFDAIEKRKGASEGKVILVTSINPTPAGEGKSTVTVGLGDALTRLGKQSIIAMREPSLGPTMGIKGGAAGGGYAQVVPMEDINLHFTGDIHAITSANNALAALLDNHIHQGNELGIDPRRIVWKRALDMNDRALRHTVIGLGGPVQGVPREEGFDITVASEIMAVLCLSNSLDELKDRLAGMVIAYGYDRKPVYVRDLGVEGALTLLLKDALKPNLVQTIEHTPALVHGGPFANIAHGCNSVMATRTAMKLGDYVVTESGFGADLGAEKFLNIKSRAAGIAPSAVVLVATIRALKMHGGVNKMELATENTKALEVGLANLEKHMETLEAFEVPYVVAINRFITDSETEITLLKKWCEDRGVSVALTDVWANGGEGGLELAEKVLSEIETNKKVLKPIYELTDSISEKIEKIAMTVYGAEGVDFSPKAFKQIEQFESEGWGGHPVCMAKTQYSLSDDPVKLGRPSGFRITIRELKPKIGAGFIVALTGDVMTMPGLPKSPAANQMDVASDGRAIGLF, encoded by the coding sequence ATGACAACGACGAAACAAGTGAAATCCGATATTACCATCGCACAGGAAGCCGAGCTACATCCGATCTTGGACATCGCTGCATCCATCGGCCTTGCAGAGGATGAAGTCGAGCTTTACGGCAGGTTCAAAGGCAAAATCACCTTTGACGCGATCGAAAAACGCAAGGGGGCGTCTGAAGGAAAGGTGATTCTGGTCACATCCATCAATCCGACCCCTGCGGGTGAGGGGAAATCCACGGTGACAGTAGGACTTGGGGATGCCCTGACCCGTCTGGGGAAACAGTCCATCATCGCCATGAGGGAGCCTTCACTCGGCCCCACGATGGGGATCAAAGGAGGGGCAGCTGGAGGTGGATATGCCCAGGTCGTCCCGATGGAAGACATCAATCTCCATTTCACCGGGGACATCCATGCCATCACATCTGCCAATAATGCCCTGGCCGCCCTCCTCGATAATCATATCCATCAAGGAAACGAGCTCGGGATCGACCCGCGGAGAATCGTATGGAAGCGTGCGCTTGATATGAATGACCGGGCCCTGCGGCATACAGTCATCGGTCTCGGAGGGCCGGTTCAAGGTGTACCGCGTGAAGAAGGTTTTGATATCACGGTGGCTTCCGAAATCATGGCCGTCCTGTGTCTGTCAAACAGCCTGGATGAACTGAAAGACAGGCTTGCCGGCATGGTCATCGCCTATGGATATGACCGTAAGCCCGTCTACGTCAGAGACCTTGGGGTAGAGGGGGCTCTTACCCTCCTGTTGAAGGATGCCCTTAAACCAAATCTGGTACAGACCATCGAGCACACTCCTGCACTGGTGCATGGTGGTCCTTTCGCCAATATCGCCCATGGGTGCAACAGTGTCATGGCCACGCGTACAGCCATGAAGCTCGGCGACTATGTTGTGACGGAATCGGGCTTCGGAGCGGATCTCGGTGCCGAGAAGTTCCTGAATATCAAGAGCAGGGCGGCAGGCATTGCCCCTTCCGCCGTTGTATTAGTTGCCACCATACGCGCCCTGAAGATGCACGGAGGGGTCAATAAGATGGAACTGGCAACGGAAAATACAAAGGCACTAGAAGTGGGTCTGGCCAATCTCGAGAAGCATATGGAAACTCTCGAGGCATTCGAGGTACCTTATGTAGTGGCCATCAACCGGTTCATCACCGATAGTGAAACTGAAATCACCCTGTTGAAGAAGTGGTGTGAAGACCGTGGTGTGTCTGTTGCCCTTACCGATGTTTGGGCCAACGGCGGCGAAGGGGGACTGGAGCTTGCCGAAAAAGTCCTATCAGAAATCGAGACGAACAAAAAAGTCTTGAAGCCGATCTATGAGCTGACAGATTCAATTTCCGAAAAGATCGAAAAAATTGCCATGACGGTCTATGGTGCCGAGGGAGTCGACTTTTCCCCGAAGGCATTTAAACAGATCGAGCAATTCGAATCAGAAGGATGGGGAGGCCATCCTGTATGTATGGCGAAGACTCAATATTCACTGTCTGATGATCCTGTTAAACTTGGCCGCCCATCTGGATTCAGAATTACGATCAGGGAATTGAAGCCAAAGATCGGTGCTGGATTCATCGTCGCCCTGACCGGTGACGTCATGACCATGCCTGGCCTGCCGAAATCACCGGCGGCCAATCAAATGGACGTGGCTTCCGATGGCAGGGCCATCGGCCTGTTTTAA
- a CDS encoding class I SAM-dependent methyltransferase yields the protein MEDWAKAAQEKWEGNAGSWHSRSEEMWLTGSRKQILPFVEKHVKKASHIGDLGCGDGAGSHLLRQAGYEVTGMDFSNNMIDLAKRYEEEDLRFVQGDLTSMPFHDHAFNGVMAINSIEWVEDPLKALKEVERVVAPGGYIVIGLLGPTAHPRENAFPRLTGGKAVCNTMMPWELVKLSNELGWEAVDEEWVFKKGVKGDIVTGLDHELKQALSFMTLFMFTSSG from the coding sequence ATGGAAGATTGGGCAAAGGCAGCACAGGAAAAATGGGAGGGGAATGCGGGAAGCTGGCATTCCAGAAGCGAAGAGATGTGGCTGACAGGCAGCAGGAAACAGATTTTGCCTTTCGTGGAGAAGCATGTTAAGAAAGCTTCTCACATAGGGGATCTCGGCTGTGGTGACGGGGCCGGTTCCCATCTGTTGCGGCAAGCGGGCTACGAAGTGACAGGAATGGATTTTTCAAACAATATGATCGATCTTGCGAAGCGATACGAAGAGGAAGATCTTCGTTTCGTCCAGGGTGATCTGACGTCCATGCCCTTCCATGATCATGCATTCAATGGTGTGATGGCCATCAATTCCATCGAGTGGGTGGAAGATCCACTCAAGGCGCTTAAAGAGGTGGAACGGGTAGTGGCCCCCGGGGGGTACATCGTAATCGGGCTCCTCGGTCCGACGGCACATCCAAGGGAGAATGCTTTTCCCCGATTGACGGGCGGGAAAGCGGTGTGCAATACCATGATGCCATGGGAGCTCGTGAAACTTTCAAACGAGCTTGGATGGGAGGCTGTGGATGAAGAATGGGTATTCAAGAAAGGTGTGAAAGGGGACATTGTCACAGGACTCGATCATGAGCTGAAGCAGGCACTGTCATTCATGACGCTGTTCATGTTTACATCATCCGGCTGA
- a CDS encoding DUF3892 domain-containing protein — protein MEQIVAVQRNQAGGIINFETSSGRIISYRKAVMEANEGTLRFPLGGDADLDDQFDQYPSIF, from the coding sequence ATGGAACAGATCGTCGCAGTACAGCGGAATCAAGCAGGCGGAATCATCAACTTCGAGACCTCATCTGGCCGCATCATTTCATACAGGAAAGCCGTGATGGAGGCGAATGAGGGCACACTCCGGTTCCCCCTCGGCGGTGATGCAGACCTGGATGATCAGTTCGACCAGTATCCTTCCATCTTTTGA
- the mntR gene encoding transcriptional regulator MntR, whose product MPTPSMEDYIEQIYLLIENKGYARVSDIAEALSVHPSSVTKMVQKLDKDDYLVYEKYRGLVLTPKGNKVGKRLVYRHELLEQFLTVIGVKDEHIYEDVEGIEHHLSWDSIDRIGDLVQYFEEDKKRVEELRVIQNRSE is encoded by the coding sequence ATGCCTACACCAAGCATGGAAGATTATATAGAACAAATTTATTTGCTGATTGAGAATAAAGGATACGCAAGAGTATCGGATATTGCCGAGGCATTGTCCGTCCATCCCTCCTCAGTAACCAAAATGGTGCAGAAGCTAGATAAGGATGACTACCTCGTTTATGAGAAATACCGTGGGCTCGTTCTGACTCCCAAAGGGAATAAAGTTGGAAAACGTTTAGTGTATAGACATGAACTGCTGGAGCAATTCCTGACCGTCATCGGCGTGAAGGACGAACATATCTATGAAGACGTGGAGGGGATCGAGCATCACCTCAGCTGGGATTCCATCGATCGGATCGGAGATCTCGTACAGTATTTTGAAGAAGACAAAAAGCGGGTGGAAGAGCTCCGCGTCATACAAAATCGAAGCGAATAA
- a CDS encoding metal ABC transporter permease → MTYELWILLTGALVGVTCGMMGCFLILRKMAMLADAISHTVLLGLVLAFLISQSLNGGIMLIGAAAAGLFTTYLIQVLNAKGIQEDASIGVVFTTLFAIGVILISLFAQNVHLDVEHALMGEIAFIPWDTVMLPVLGEVPKSVVMLTAVLLLDIVVVLLLFKEFKLTSFDPGMAAAMGFPILLLHYVMMTLVSVTTVSAFDSVGAILVVAMLIAPGATAYLWTDRYLRMILLSVIIGIFDSIAGYYAAKWLDVSISGSMAVVAGLVFLLTWILSPRHGLMARFSVLRAGRG, encoded by the coding sequence ATGACATATGAGCTTTGGATCCTGCTTACCGGTGCTTTGGTCGGGGTGACCTGTGGAATGATGGGGTGTTTCCTCATCTTGAGGAAGATGGCGATGCTTGCCGACGCAATCAGTCACACGGTTCTTCTCGGCTTGGTGCTTGCCTTCTTAATCAGTCAGTCCTTGAACGGCGGCATCATGCTCATCGGGGCGGCCGCCGCCGGTCTGTTCACCACATATTTGATACAGGTGCTGAATGCGAAGGGCATACAGGAGGATGCCTCGATCGGTGTGGTATTCACCACCCTCTTCGCGATCGGTGTCATCCTGATTTCCTTGTTCGCACAGAATGTCCATCTGGACGTGGAACACGCCCTGATGGGGGAGATTGCTTTCATCCCGTGGGATACGGTGATGCTGCCCGTGCTTGGAGAGGTGCCTAAATCGGTAGTGATGCTTACAGCCGTTCTGCTCCTCGATATTGTCGTGGTCCTTCTGCTTTTCAAGGAGTTCAAACTGACATCATTCGATCCGGGTATGGCGGCAGCCATGGGCTTTCCCATCCTCCTCCTTCATTATGTCATGATGACCCTTGTTTCCGTTACGACCGTATCGGCATTTGACAGCGTGGGGGCGATCCTGGTGGTGGCCATGCTCATCGCACCTGGGGCCACGGCCTATTTATGGACCGACCGCTACCTGAGGATGATTTTATTGAGTGTAATCATCGGCATATTCGACAGCATCGCCGGTTACTATGCAGCCAAATGGCTGGATGTATCCATCTCAGGGAGCATGGCAGTCGTCGCCGGTTTGGTTTTCCTCTTGACCTGGATCCTGTCACCCCGCCATGGGCTGATGGCACGATTTTCCGTTTTGAGGGCGGGCAGGGGATAA
- a CDS encoding metal ABC transporter permease, which yields MEWLSILKDGNTQWVLLSTLLLGIASGVMGSFALLRKQSLIGDAVAHSALPGICLAFMIMGEKDFFGLLVGAAVTGLIAAYLIQAVTRTSKIKEDTAICLFLSVFFGLGIVLLTKVAQMPSGNQSGLDHFIFGQAASLVGKDVWLMGGTAFVMILVITVLFKEFKLVTFDAQFAKGIGLPVQRLNFLFLSLLVITVIVGIQAVGVILMAALLITPAISARYWTDSLHRMVVIAGAFGGISGVVGTIISATGKGLSTGPFIVLTASSIFVISILFAPSKGMISKGMERRRNDKILLGRSLLKACLAGQWEMSEMHVRLGTNERKMHDAIHHCKLSGWINIEEETIGLTEEGRLQATHILYTDELRELKEMYPAEMASYEEGWLEEAAHQAPSDESLMVLIQERKDIYNRHPYMLKGVRGQ from the coding sequence ATGGAATGGTTAAGCATCTTGAAGGACGGCAATACCCAGTGGGTCCTCCTGAGCACCCTCTTGCTCGGGATCGCAAGCGGGGTGATGGGGAGTTTCGCCCTTCTGAGGAAACAGAGCCTCATAGGAGATGCCGTAGCCCACAGTGCGCTACCGGGCATATGTCTCGCCTTCATGATCATGGGGGAGAAGGACTTTTTCGGACTACTGGTGGGAGCGGCTGTCACGGGACTGATTGCGGCCTACTTGATCCAGGCTGTCACACGCACGTCCAAGATCAAGGAAGATACGGCCATCTGTCTCTTTCTTTCAGTCTTTTTTGGCCTGGGGATCGTCCTCTTGACCAAAGTGGCCCAGATGCCGAGCGGGAATCAAAGCGGCCTTGATCACTTCATCTTCGGTCAGGCAGCCTCCCTGGTGGGCAAGGATGTCTGGTTGATGGGGGGGACGGCCTTCGTCATGATCCTGGTGATCACCGTCCTTTTCAAAGAGTTCAAGCTGGTTACGTTCGATGCCCAGTTTGCCAAAGGGATCGGACTGCCGGTCCAGCGTCTGAACTTCTTGTTCTTGTCGCTCCTCGTCATCACGGTCATCGTCGGCATCCAGGCAGTAGGTGTGATCCTGATGGCGGCATTATTGATTACACCTGCCATCTCTGCACGATACTGGACGGATTCCCTGCATCGGATGGTCGTCATCGCTGGTGCCTTCGGTGGCATATCCGGTGTCGTCGGAACCATCATCAGCGCAACAGGGAAGGGGCTTTCCACTGGTCCGTTCATCGTCTTGACAGCGAGTTCGATCTTTGTGATATCCATCCTGTTCGCACCATCAAAAGGGATGATCTCAAAAGGAATGGAACGGAGAAGGAATGATAAGATCCTCCTCGGACGGAGCCTGTTGAAGGCATGCCTTGCCGGACAATGGGAAATGTCAGAGATGCACGTGCGTCTGGGGACCAATGAGCGAAAGATGCATGATGCCATACACCATTGTAAGCTTTCCGGATGGATTAACATTGAAGAGGAGACGATCGGGCTGACCGAAGAAGGGCGTCTCCAAGCCACCCACATCCTTTACACGGATGAACTCCGTGAGCTGAAGGAGATGTATCCTGCAGAAATGGCATCTTATGAAGAAGGTTGGTTGGAAGAAGCTGCACATCAGGCGCCTTCCGATGAGAGCCTGATGGTGTTGATCCAGGAAAGAAAAGACATATACAACCGCCATCCCTACATGCTGAAAGGAGTAAGAGGACAATGA